The Haloferax sp. Atlit-12N genome contains a region encoding:
- a CDS encoding helix-turn-helix domain-containing protein, producing MSAIITLRIPASAFVLDDVLSRSSITEARLVRSVQLDGPTLSPLLWVRSDDPAQIASSLRDDPSVGSVAPFAPSSHGGVYRLSLRPLADEFMQLFVDGGLSVLDAHGRDGEWVVRVFAHDRDSIGSLGDGWRRTGTEFDVERVRSPENLGDPTRFGLTDRQYHTLVTAFRQGYYSVPRDSDIRELSNTFGVTHQATSQRLRRGHERLIRRALVERPSPSLPY from the coding sequence GTGAGCGCCATCATTACACTTCGAATCCCGGCGTCCGCGTTCGTTCTCGATGATGTCCTCTCACGCAGTTCCATCACCGAGGCGCGTCTGGTTCGCTCCGTGCAACTCGATGGGCCCACGCTCTCGCCGCTGCTGTGGGTCCGGAGTGACGACCCAGCGCAGATTGCGTCGTCGCTTCGAGACGACCCGAGCGTCGGGTCGGTCGCACCGTTCGCCCCGTCGTCCCACGGCGGCGTCTACCGTCTGAGCCTCAGACCGCTCGCAGACGAGTTCATGCAACTGTTCGTCGACGGCGGCCTCAGCGTTCTCGACGCCCACGGCCGAGACGGTGAGTGGGTGGTCCGCGTCTTCGCCCACGACCGCGATTCGATCGGGTCGCTTGGCGACGGATGGCGACGCACCGGAACGGAGTTCGACGTCGAACGAGTTCGGTCGCCCGAGAACCTCGGGGACCCGACGCGGTTCGGGCTGACCGACCGCCAGTACCACACCCTCGTCACCGCGTTCCGACAGGGGTACTACAGTGTCCCCCGCGATTCGGATATAAGGGAGCTCTCGAACACGTTCGGTGTCACCCATCAGGCGACCTCGCAGCGGCTCCGACGCGGTCACGAACGGCTGATTCGGCGGGCACTCGTCGAGCGGCCGTCACCGAGTCTCCCTTATTAG